The Drosophila nasuta strain 15112-1781.00 chromosome 2L, ASM2355853v1, whole genome shotgun sequence genome window below encodes:
- the LOC132783525 gene encoding Golgi-associated plant pathogenesis-related protein 1 isoform X2 — protein MNECLTIKFEQEVLKAHNEYRARHGAAPLVLNSQLSQLATQWAKYLMANNRMEHRQNNNYGENIYWASGGNLGGADAVRSWYNEIKQYNWRSPSFQSNTGHFTQVVWKGSQKLGVGFAKRGDTIFVVCNYDPPGNYMNQFQSNVSPQ, from the exons ATGAACGAATGCCTAACCATAAAG TTTGAACAGGAGGTACTTAAGGCCCACAATGAATACAGAGCTCGCCACGGTGCAGCTCCCTTGGTGTTAAATTCCCAACTGTCTCAACTAGCTACTCAATGGGCGAAG TATCTGATGGCCAACAATCGCATGGAGCATCGTCAGAATAATAATTACGGCGAGAACATCTATTGGGCATCTGGTGGAAATCTTGGCGGGGCCGATGCTGTTAGATCCTGGTACAATGAAATCAAACAATATAACTGGCGTAGTCCTTCATTTCAATCCAACACTGGCCACTTTACCCAAGTCGTTTGGAAGGGTTCCCAGAAATTAGGCGTGGGATTTGCAAAACG TGGAGACACCATATTTGTGGTGTGCAACTACGATCCTCCGGGCAATTACATGAACCAGTTTCAGAGTAACGTTAGTCCACAATAA
- the LOC132783525 gene encoding Golgi-associated plant pathogenesis-related protein 1 isoform X1 has protein sequence MSVQALHKTTTMTVRVSFVILFCTLLLDNSSAASFEQEVLKAHNEYRARHGAAPLVLNSQLSQLATQWAKYLMANNRMEHRQNNNYGENIYWASGGNLGGADAVRSWYNEIKQYNWRSPSFQSNTGHFTQVVWKGSQKLGVGFAKRGDTIFVVCNYDPPGNYMNQFQSNVSPQ, from the exons ATGAGTGTTCAGGCA ctccataaaacaacaacaatgactgTGCGAGTTTCGTTTGTGATATTGTTTTGTACATTGCTCCTCGACAACAGTTCAGCAGCTTCC TTTGAACAGGAGGTACTTAAGGCCCACAATGAATACAGAGCTCGCCACGGTGCAGCTCCCTTGGTGTTAAATTCCCAACTGTCTCAACTAGCTACTCAATGGGCGAAG TATCTGATGGCCAACAATCGCATGGAGCATCGTCAGAATAATAATTACGGCGAGAACATCTATTGGGCATCTGGTGGAAATCTTGGCGGGGCCGATGCTGTTAGATCCTGGTACAATGAAATCAAACAATATAACTGGCGTAGTCCTTCATTTCAATCCAACACTGGCCACTTTACCCAAGTCGTTTGGAAGGGTTCCCAGAAATTAGGCGTGGGATTTGCAAAACG TGGAGACACCATATTTGTGGTGTGCAACTACGATCCTCCGGGCAATTACATGAACCAGTTTCAGAGTAACGTTAGTCCACAATAA
- the LOC132783525 gene encoding Golgi-associated plant pathogenesis-related protein 1 isoform X3 — protein MSVQAFEQEVLKAHNEYRARHGAAPLVLNSQLSQLATQWAKYLMANNRMEHRQNNNYGENIYWASGGNLGGADAVRSWYNEIKQYNWRSPSFQSNTGHFTQVVWKGSQKLGVGFAKRGDTIFVVCNYDPPGNYMNQFQSNVSPQ, from the exons ATGAGTGTTCAGGCA TTTGAACAGGAGGTACTTAAGGCCCACAATGAATACAGAGCTCGCCACGGTGCAGCTCCCTTGGTGTTAAATTCCCAACTGTCTCAACTAGCTACTCAATGGGCGAAG TATCTGATGGCCAACAATCGCATGGAGCATCGTCAGAATAATAATTACGGCGAGAACATCTATTGGGCATCTGGTGGAAATCTTGGCGGGGCCGATGCTGTTAGATCCTGGTACAATGAAATCAAACAATATAACTGGCGTAGTCCTTCATTTCAATCCAACACTGGCCACTTTACCCAAGTCGTTTGGAAGGGTTCCCAGAAATTAGGCGTGGGATTTGCAAAACG TGGAGACACCATATTTGTGGTGTGCAACTACGATCCTCCGGGCAATTACATGAACCAGTTTCAGAGTAACGTTAGTCCACAATAA
- the LOC132783516 gene encoding MKRN2 opposite strand protein — protein sequence MTTTSTTTITSDPGILCFHHCNVKVFCFTLPHTCPHCNAQLDADANAAPDNATGDATITRLLPFRLPYPFVRATQHPCAIVLRPSTGDFLNDYSNATDLHIAVTTSAGDIVEFDRYGLRRHRRDDNPRDWRQSLLVGDLPEPWHDYWDEILEQICGQSSRWAIECYEETSHNCYAFVLAFLQALGHAQLSDAARTKTSFCEKYIVPRTTTAGKYISLYRRLRHAGIHVHRQQPKQSKHRAPRVDICDGLDNNKLPTNKTKFANNMTARSLGRQKLCTIEE from the exons atgacaacaacatctacaacCACAATTACCTCAGATCCGGGCATTCTGTGTTTTCATCACTGCAACGTGAAAGTTTTCTGCTTCACATTGCCACACACTTGCCCCCATTGCAACGCGCAACTGGATGCGGATGCAAATGCCGCTCCAGACAACGCAACTGGAGATGCGACCATAACGAGGCTGCTGCCCTTTCGTTTACCCTATCCCTTCGTCCGTGCCACACAACATCCCTGCGCCATTGTCCTGCGACCCTCGACGGGCGATTTTCTCAA CGATTACAGCAACGCGACAGATTTGCATATCGCGGTGACCACATCCGCCGGCGACATTGTCGAATTCGATAGGTACGGACTGCGACGGCATCGGCGCGATGATAATCCTCGCGACTGGCGGCAGTCGTTGCTCGTCGGCGATTTGCCGGAGCCCTGGCATGACTACTGGGATGAGATCCTCGAGCAG ATATGCGGCCAGTCGTCGCGTTGGGCCATCGAATGCTACGAGGAGACTAGCCACAATTGTTACGCATTTGTCCTGGCCTTCCTGCAGGCGCTGGGCCATGCCCAGCTTAGCGATGCCGCCCGCACCAAGACCAGCTTCTGCGAGAAGTACATTGTGCCCCGCACCACCACCGCCGGCAAATACATCTCGCTCTATCGCAGACTGCGACACGCGGGCATCCATGTGCATCGCCAGCAGCCGAAGCAGTCAAAACACCGTGCCCCCAGAGTGGATATCTGCGATGGcttggacaacaacaaactgccaacaaacaaaacaaagttcGCCAACAATATGACAGCACGTTCACTTGGGCGTCAGAAGCTTTGCACCATCGAGGAGTGA